The Diospyros lotus cultivar Yz01 chromosome 15, ASM1463336v1, whole genome shotgun sequence genome has a window encoding:
- the LOC127791495 gene encoding uncharacterized protein LOC127791495 yields the protein MAGTESSATPPSIPISSIFKRILTPLAPAGRSELTGEASLEEASVLSAKEILARRTKRRRMEAASPAAAPSEPSAPEATNAPSTALVLPETLRTPNEIDYCAEILRNLTEFQGLVSRRESELQTRIISLESEVERLRGLESLSSQLSGLEHRVHILTKSVELAQEDARLANEAEAQAREDLELVQKNMLEANQANSRLGEELDSTKVVNRQLQEDIKRLTLELKEAKKGQVEALESYSRCKEDLRTAHAQLQSALKDAQVAFQNGREDFRSSEAYAAELEGVLRGGFEHMRKLIKERFPNLDVDSIPFDVVAALSSLE from the exons ATGGCAGGTACGGAGTCCAGTGCTACGCCTCCCAGCATCCCtatcagttcgatttttaaacgaattttaaCGCCATTGGCACCAGCGGGGCGTTCGGAGCTGACGGGAGAGGCTTCGCTGGAGGAGGCTTCGGTGTTGTCGGCGAAGGAGATTTTAGCGCGCCGGACGAAGCGTCGCAGGATGGAAGCCGCCTCCCCAGCTGCTGCTCCCTCCGAGCCTTCGGCTCCTGAAGCCACCAATGCTCCTTCAACGGCTTTAGTCTTACCGGAGACTCTACGAACTCCGAACGAAATCGACTATTGCGCTGAAATTCTAAGG AACCTTACGGAGTTCCAAGGTCTGGTCTCTCGACGAGAGTCCGAACTTCAAACTCGGATCATCTCCCTGGAGTCTGAAGTGGAAAGGCTTCGAGGGTTGGAATCTCTTTCTTCCCAATTGTCGGGTCTCGAGCACCGTGTTCATATTTTAACCAAGTCTGTGGAGCTGGCGCAAGAAGATGCCCGACTTGCCAACGAAGCCGAAGCTCAAGCTCGGGAGGATTTGGAGTTGGTCCAGAAGAACATGCTTGAGGCTAATCAGGCCAATTCCCGACTTGGGGAGGAGCTGGATTCCACTAAGGTTGTTAATCGCCAGCTTCAGGAGGATATAAAAAGACTCACTCTAGAGCTGAAGGAGGCCAAGAAGGGACAGGTCGAAGCGTTGGAGTCTTATTCCCGGTGCAAAGAAGACCTTCGTACCGCTCATGCCCAACTTCAATCTGccctcaaggatgcccaagtGGCTTTTCAGAATGGTCGAGAGGATTTCCGAAGCTCTGAAGCTTATGCCGCGGAATTAGAAGGAGTTCTTCGGGGTGGGTTTGAGCATATGAGAAAACTCATCAAAGAGCGCTTCCCGAACTTGGATGTAGACTCCATCCCCTTCGATGTTGTCGCCGCCTTGTCTTCTTTAGAGTAg